Proteins encoded within one genomic window of Mycolicibacterium aubagnense:
- a CDS encoding SpoIIAA family protein, which produces MIEYDLDKEHSILHVEPKSSLEQDDFVKLAQVVDPYIESTGGLAGLIIEASEFPGWDSFGAMVTHFRFVREHHKRVKRVAVVTDSSMGDIAQHLASHFVSAEIRHFPAGQIDAAREWISSPA; this is translated from the coding sequence ATGATCGAATACGACCTCGACAAAGAGCATTCCATCTTGCACGTGGAGCCAAAGTCGTCGCTCGAGCAAGACGATTTTGTCAAACTCGCGCAGGTGGTAGACCCCTACATCGAGTCAACCGGCGGTCTTGCCGGCCTCATCATCGAAGCCTCGGAGTTCCCCGGATGGGACAGCTTTGGGGCGATGGTTACCCACTTTCGCTTCGTGCGCGAGCACCACAAGCGGGTCAAGAGAGTCGCCGTCGTGACGGATTCCTCCATGGGTGACATCGCACAGCATTTGGCGTCACACTTTGTATCGGCCGAGATCAGGCATTTCCCGGCTGGGCAGATCGACGCAGCAAGAGAATGGATCAGCTCGCCAGCCTAG
- the bla gene encoding class A beta-lactamase, with the protein MIHSVTRRRLLIGLPLLAGFSVTPTSWAGASSLANVEQRHGGRLGVFALDTGSGRTLAWRADERFLMCSTFKGLLAGQILARVDAGQEQLDRLVPYTEHDLIFTSPVTQVNVTHGALPVGTLLDAILEQSDNTAAVLLMRSAGGPAGLTEFVRQLGDNVTRSDRYEPESNNTNGVLDTTSPRAIVTTAQRLLLDDVLGPSSRAILEQGMVNCKPGLNRLRAALPDGWQGADRPGTSIEKETNDYLLARPPGAAPLLIAAYYDAPGKPLAEREAVLREVGGLFVQWATAF; encoded by the coding sequence GTGATTCACTCGGTCACGCGCCGGCGGCTGCTGATCGGACTACCGCTGCTCGCGGGCTTTAGTGTGACACCGACTTCATGGGCTGGGGCGTCGTCGTTGGCGAACGTCGAACAGCGGCACGGCGGCCGCCTCGGCGTGTTCGCGCTCGACACCGGCTCAGGACGCACCCTCGCATGGCGCGCCGACGAACGGTTCCTGATGTGCAGCACTTTCAAGGGACTGCTCGCGGGGCAGATACTCGCGCGCGTCGACGCGGGCCAGGAGCAGCTCGACCGTCTGGTGCCGTATACGGAGCATGACCTGATCTTCACCTCGCCGGTCACCCAGGTGAACGTCACGCACGGCGCACTGCCCGTTGGCACCCTCTTGGACGCGATCCTCGAGCAGAGCGACAACACGGCGGCGGTTCTACTGATGCGCAGTGCGGGCGGTCCTGCTGGTCTAACGGAATTCGTGCGGCAACTGGGCGACAACGTGACGCGCTCTGATCGTTATGAGCCCGAGTCGAATAACACAAACGGTGTGCTGGACACTACTTCGCCGCGCGCGATCGTCACGACCGCCCAGCGGCTGCTGCTGGACGATGTCCTGGGCCCGAGTTCGCGGGCGATATTGGAACAAGGAATGGTCAACTGCAAGCCGGGCCTCAACCGCTTACGTGCGGCCCTGCCGGACGGCTGGCAGGGCGCCGACCGACCGGGCACCAGCATCGAAAAAGAGACGAACGACTATCTGCTGGCACGTCCGCCCGGGGCGGCACCACTACTGATCGCTGCGTACTACGACGCCCCTGGCAAGCCCCTGGCGGAGCGAGAAGCGGTGCTGCGGGAAGTAGGTGGGTTATTCGTGCAGTGGGCCACTGCTTTTTGA
- a CDS encoding ABC transporter permease subunit (The N-terminal region of this protein, as described by TIGR01726, is a three transmembrane segment that identifies a subfamily of ABC transporter permease subunits, which specificities that include histidine, arginine, glutamine, glutamate, L-cystine (sic), the opines (in Agrobacterium) octopine and nopaline, etc.) has product MRYIRRAVLPVLLLVALVLAACGSPGSNNGENPVKAAGVLRVGTEGVYSPFSYHDPATNELVGYDVDVAKAVADKLGVRVEFVETPWDSIFAALEADRFDVVANEVTINPERQAKYDLSEPYSVGEGVIVTRADDNSVTSLDDIRGKVAAENATSNWAEVARKAGARVETVEGFTQAIKLLNQGRVDLVVNDSIAVYAYLAETGDKSVKIAANTGAKSEQGFAARKHSGLLSGLNKALDELRADGTLARISQKYLKANASGGPDADRAERAPRSTWELIGHSLVPLAKAAITKTIPLTVVSFVIGLVLALGVALARLSPNVVLANVARFYVSIIRGTPLLVQLFIVFYALPELGVKIDPFPAAVIAFSLNVGGYGAEIIRSAIQSIPKGQWEAAETIGFNYVGALRRIILPQAARVAVPPLSNTLISLVKDTSLASTILVTELLRQAQIIAAPTFEFFALYGTAAVYYWVICLALSYGQGRIERRLERYVAR; this is encoded by the coding sequence GTGCGCTATATACGACGAGCCGTCCTGCCGGTGCTGCTGCTCGTCGCTCTGGTACTGGCGGCGTGCGGGTCGCCGGGCAGCAACAACGGCGAGAATCCGGTCAAGGCGGCGGGCGTGCTGCGCGTCGGCACTGAAGGCGTCTATTCGCCGTTCAGCTACCACGACCCGGCCACGAACGAACTTGTCGGATACGACGTCGACGTCGCCAAGGCGGTCGCCGACAAGCTGGGCGTCCGCGTCGAATTCGTCGAGACGCCGTGGGATTCGATCTTCGCCGCGCTGGAGGCCGACCGCTTCGACGTCGTCGCCAACGAGGTGACGATCAACCCCGAGCGCCAGGCCAAATATGACCTCTCCGAGCCGTACTCCGTGGGGGAGGGTGTCATCGTCACGCGCGCCGACGACAACTCCGTCACGTCGCTCGATGACATCAGGGGCAAGGTCGCCGCAGAGAACGCAACGAGCAACTGGGCGGAAGTAGCCCGAAAAGCCGGGGCCCGCGTCGAGACCGTGGAGGGCTTCACCCAGGCCATCAAGCTACTCAACCAGGGCCGGGTCGACCTCGTCGTCAACGACAGCATCGCGGTGTACGCCTACCTTGCCGAAACCGGAGACAAGTCAGTCAAGATCGCCGCCAACACCGGCGCGAAGAGCGAGCAGGGCTTCGCCGCCCGGAAGCACAGCGGGCTGCTGTCAGGTCTGAACAAGGCCCTCGATGAACTTCGCGCCGACGGCACGTTGGCCAGAATCTCGCAGAAGTACTTGAAGGCCAACGCATCTGGCGGACCGGACGCTGACCGGGCCGAGCGTGCGCCGCGGTCGACATGGGAGCTGATCGGCCACAGCCTGGTGCCCTTGGCGAAGGCGGCGATCACCAAGACGATCCCGTTGACGGTGGTCAGTTTCGTGATCGGTCTGGTGCTCGCACTGGGGGTGGCGCTGGCACGGCTGTCGCCGAATGTGGTTCTTGCCAACGTTGCGCGGTTCTACGTCTCGATCATCCGCGGCACTCCGCTACTGGTGCAGCTGTTCATCGTGTTCTACGCGCTGCCCGAACTGGGGGTCAAGATCGATCCGTTCCCCGCGGCCGTCATCGCCTTCTCGCTGAACGTCGGCGGTTACGGGGCGGAGATCATCCGCTCGGCCATCCAGAGCATTCCCAAAGGCCAGTGGGAGGCGGCCGAGACCATCGGCTTCAATTATGTTGGTGCGCTTCGACGCATCATCCTTCCACAAGCTGCCCGGGTCGCGGTGCCGCCACTGTCGAACACGTTGATCTCGCTGGTGAAAGATACGTCACTCGCCTCGACGATTCTGGTCACCGAATTGCTGCGGCAAGCCCAGATCATCGCGGCGCCGACATTCGAGTTCTTCGCGTTGTACGGCACGGCCGCCGTGTATTACTGGGTGATCTGCCTGGCGCTCTCGTACGGCCAGGGTCGCATCGAACGCCGGCTGGAAAGGTATGTTGCGCGATGA
- a CDS encoding LLM class F420-dependent oxidoreductase codes for MKFGIHYIDFLPGQPKDLAPTLAATVRAAEECGIDMFTLADHFFQMEAVGSATDPFLEGYTSMGYLAALTERITLAMMVTGVTYRYPGVLAKTVTTLDVLSGGRSIFGIGAAWYDREHHALGVPYPPIGDRFEMLEETLQICLQMWSENDGAYQGKHYQLAETICQPQPVRRPPILIGGSGEKKTLRLVAQYADVWNGTSSLDELPHKLDVLRRHCDAVGRDFSDIRLTAGNFDDPFADVDEYLRAVDRYAAVGIDTINTGPRPGNPDPAGWVRRFGDEVLPRLAT; via the coding sequence ATGAAATTCGGCATCCATTACATCGATTTCCTGCCCGGCCAGCCCAAGGACCTCGCGCCGACACTGGCCGCAACCGTGCGAGCCGCCGAGGAGTGCGGCATCGATATGTTCACGCTGGCCGACCACTTCTTTCAGATGGAGGCCGTCGGTAGCGCCACGGATCCGTTTCTCGAGGGGTACACCTCGATGGGATACCTCGCAGCCCTGACCGAGCGCATAACACTGGCGATGATGGTCACCGGCGTGACCTACCGCTACCCCGGCGTGCTGGCCAAGACGGTGACCACCCTTGATGTATTGTCTGGCGGCCGTTCGATATTCGGTATCGGTGCGGCTTGGTACGACCGAGAGCACCACGCGCTGGGTGTTCCGTACCCGCCCATCGGCGATCGGTTCGAGATGCTCGAAGAAACACTGCAAATCTGCCTGCAGATGTGGAGCGAGAACGACGGCGCATATCAGGGCAAGCACTACCAGCTCGCCGAGACAATCTGCCAACCCCAGCCCGTCCGGCGTCCCCCTATCCTCATCGGAGGCAGTGGTGAGAAGAAGACGCTGCGCCTGGTGGCGCAGTACGCCGACGTTTGGAATGGCACCTCCTCGCTCGATGAGTTACCGCACAAGCTCGACGTGCTTCGTCGGCACTGCGACGCTGTCGGTCGCGACTTCTCCGATATCCGGCTGACGGCGGGGAACTTCGACGATCCGTTCGCCGATGTCGACGAGTACTTGCGCGCGGTCGACCGGTACGCCGCGGTGGGTATCGACACCATCAACACCGGACCCCGGCCGGGCAACCCCGACCCTGCAGGCTGGGTCAGGCGATTCGGCGACGAGGTGCTCCCCCGACTGGCAACGTAG
- a CDS encoding FAD-dependent monooxygenase, with the protein MIHDVVIVGAGPVGLFLASELRLTGASVLVLERAENPKSPLKSPPFGLRGLSVTTVEALYRRGLLTDVQAGRQPHHGGGHFAGITWDAEKIDAASRPYRLTSPADVAVATTMEHIETVLINRASELGVDIHWGTAVHDVLQSDNEVCVAGGNQAFRARWLVGCDGGRSVVRKRARFEFAGTEPRFTGYSVQVELSEGESLPLGRHCTPTGMYVQSQPGTFAIADFDWGASHRNTPITIEHIQAVLRRVTGIALTVTAIHTATTWTDRAFQATTYRQGRVLLAGDAAHIHSPLGGQGLNLGLGDAMNLGWKLGAVIKGAASRDLLDGFCRERHPVGAEVLNWSRAQVVLLEPTASARAMAGIVRDLMATRDGATYFAERAQGLYMRYDLGGRHQLIGCSAPDFELADGTRLGALLRDGVGVLFDFQRNAGLQAIGHRFRDGLRYVGGPAKDQLGLGAVLVRPDGMVAWACDDEPDCGAVVDVLSQWVSLGRERAILEPRWSAAP; encoded by the coding sequence ATGATTCACGACGTTGTCATCGTCGGTGCGGGGCCGGTGGGATTGTTCCTCGCATCCGAATTACGACTGACCGGCGCCTCCGTGCTCGTCCTCGAACGCGCGGAGAACCCAAAATCGCCACTCAAGAGCCCGCCGTTCGGCCTGCGAGGATTGTCGGTGACCACCGTCGAGGCCCTGTATCGGCGCGGGCTGTTGACCGACGTCCAAGCGGGACGTCAGCCGCATCACGGAGGAGGGCACTTCGCGGGGATTACGTGGGACGCGGAGAAGATCGACGCCGCCTCACGGCCATATCGGCTGACCAGTCCCGCAGACGTCGCCGTGGCGACCACCATGGAGCATATCGAGACTGTGCTCATCAACCGCGCTTCCGAACTCGGCGTCGACATTCACTGGGGCACAGCAGTTCACGACGTCCTGCAGTCGGACAACGAAGTTTGCGTAGCTGGGGGGAACCAGGCATTTCGCGCACGCTGGCTGGTCGGCTGCGACGGCGGCCGCAGCGTCGTTCGCAAGAGGGCAAGATTCGAGTTTGCCGGTACGGAGCCCAGATTCACGGGTTACTCGGTTCAGGTCGAGCTCTCCGAAGGAGAGTCACTGCCGCTCGGGCGTCACTGCACGCCGACGGGTATGTACGTGCAGTCTCAGCCCGGCACGTTTGCGATAGCGGACTTCGACTGGGGTGCGTCGCATCGCAATACACCGATCACGATTGAACACATACAGGCCGTACTGCGACGCGTCACGGGTATCGCCCTCACGGTGACGGCGATTCACACGGCGACCACGTGGACCGACCGCGCCTTTCAGGCCACGACCTACCGACAGGGACGTGTACTGCTGGCCGGTGATGCGGCGCACATTCATTCGCCACTCGGAGGGCAGGGCCTGAATCTGGGGCTCGGCGACGCCATGAACCTCGGCTGGAAGTTGGGCGCTGTCATCAAAGGTGCAGCGTCGAGAGACTTGCTCGACGGATTCTGTCGCGAGCGGCATCCGGTGGGTGCCGAGGTGCTGAACTGGTCGCGTGCGCAGGTCGTGCTCCTGGAACCGACAGCCAGCGCGCGTGCCATGGCCGGCATTGTGCGCGATCTGATGGCCACGCGCGACGGCGCGACATACTTCGCGGAGCGCGCCCAGGGCCTGTACATGCGCTATGACCTCGGCGGTCGGCACCAATTGATCGGTTGCAGCGCACCGGATTTCGAGCTAGCCGACGGGACCCGACTCGGCGCGCTGCTCCGTGATGGGGTGGGCGTCCTCTTCGACTTCCAACGCAATGCCGGCCTGCAGGCCATCGGCCATCGATTTCGGGACGGACTGCGATACGTCGGAGGGCCGGCCAAGGATCAGCTCGGATTGGGCGCCGTCCTCGTCAGGCCCGACGGTATGGTGGCGTGGGCGTGCGACGACGAGCCCGATTGCGGTGCCGTGGTGGACGTGCTCTCGCAGTGGGTGTCCCTGGGTCGGGAAAGGGCGATTCTTGAGCCACGTTGGTCAGCGGCGCCCTGA
- a CDS encoding V-type ATPase subunit → MSTAWVAGNVRAKAMLDRRIGSARARELAASGSLAQAQQILADSPYRHCVRGGQTLPEAEHALAATVLWHLRVLAGWQPRPGAGTLRLLAGWFEIANICAHARAVSGGENGENEALFALGALGTAWSRLRATSSVAELRHVLTETPWGDPGGDSPSDIAVGVGFAWARRVVVAVPEANDWACGGAALLVARRRFLEGRLLELPAQTNAERILGRRAMAAGSLQEFTSRLPPPARWALSGTADVGELWQAEFRWWSRVERDGLDLLRRPRFGSGPTVGAAAVLAADAWRCRAALQIAAGGGGSMEIYDAVA, encoded by the coding sequence ATGAGCACAGCTTGGGTGGCCGGAAACGTCCGGGCGAAGGCGATGCTCGACCGCCGCATCGGGTCGGCCCGCGCTCGGGAACTGGCGGCGTCCGGATCGCTGGCTCAGGCTCAGCAAATCCTGGCCGACAGCCCGTACCGCCACTGCGTGCGTGGCGGGCAAACGCTCCCGGAGGCCGAGCATGCTCTTGCCGCCACCGTGCTGTGGCATCTGCGGGTGCTCGCCGGCTGGCAGCCTCGTCCAGGAGCCGGGACGTTGCGGTTGCTGGCGGGCTGGTTCGAGATCGCCAACATCTGCGCGCATGCCCGCGCGGTGTCCGGCGGCGAGAATGGCGAGAATGAAGCCCTGTTTGCTTTGGGTGCGTTGGGAACGGCCTGGTCGAGGCTGCGCGCCACATCGTCAGTTGCCGAACTCCGGCACGTGCTGACCGAAACACCGTGGGGCGATCCCGGCGGGGATTCGCCGTCCGACATCGCGGTCGGCGTTGGGTTCGCCTGGGCGCGCCGTGTCGTCGTAGCAGTGCCCGAGGCGAACGACTGGGCGTGCGGCGGCGCCGCCCTGCTGGTAGCACGACGCCGGTTCCTCGAAGGGCGCCTGCTTGAGCTGCCGGCTCAGACCAACGCGGAGCGCATTCTTGGCCGGCGCGCGATGGCCGCCGGGAGCCTCCAGGAATTCACCAGCCGACTGCCCCCGCCCGCCCGCTGGGCATTGTCCGGGACCGCCGATGTCGGGGAGCTCTGGCAGGCCGAGTTCCGGTGGTGGTCGCGGGTCGAGCGGGACGGACTCGACCTGCTGCGTCGTCCTCGCTTCGGTTCGGGCCCGACCGTCGGCGCAGCTGCGGTGCTGGCCGCGGATGCCTGGCGCTGCCGCGCAGCACTCCAAATCGCCGCCGGCGGAGGCGGATCGATGGAGATCTACGATGCCGTGGCCTAA
- a CDS encoding LysR family transcriptional regulator: MHEIDLTRADLNLLVVFEALMRERHVGRAAERLSLSQSATSHALSRLRAMFDDPLFVRHPRGVEPTSRAQELAPHISNSLVQIRQILSPQTGFDPKALRRPFTIAAHDYAIAVLTPMLVDDVRTQAPSVDLRFISVGPLEVVAGLDRGEIDFALGGFIDVAAERVARTQLFSDRFVGVARHDHPYVSARRMSIDHFTSLPHVLMSAGGPARGDVDQALSALGLARRIAVTVPNFHALPYVVENSDVIGVLPERLALRIAQNHPLALFDLPIDVAAMTCSMLVLAPLVEQPEIIWFTAMLRRAAARWSAKRPDARSW, encoded by the coding sequence ATGCACGAAATCGATTTGACACGCGCAGACCTGAATCTGCTGGTGGTCTTTGAGGCGCTCATGCGAGAGCGGCACGTCGGCCGAGCCGCAGAGAGGCTGTCCCTCTCGCAGTCAGCGACGAGCCACGCCCTGAGCCGCCTTCGCGCCATGTTCGACGACCCCCTTTTCGTTCGACACCCCCGCGGGGTCGAACCCACCTCACGCGCGCAGGAACTGGCACCTCACATTTCAAATTCACTTGTACAGATTCGCCAAATCCTCAGTCCGCAAACAGGTTTCGATCCGAAGGCCCTTCGTCGCCCCTTCACGATCGCCGCACACGACTACGCCATCGCCGTGCTCACGCCGATGCTCGTGGACGACGTCCGCACGCAGGCCCCCAGCGTCGACCTCCGCTTCATCAGCGTCGGTCCACTCGAGGTCGTCGCTGGCTTGGACCGCGGTGAAATCGACTTTGCTCTCGGCGGTTTCATCGACGTCGCCGCCGAACGGGTGGCGCGGACCCAGCTGTTCTCCGATCGGTTCGTCGGCGTCGCCCGTCACGACCATCCGTACGTGTCTGCCCGGCGCATGTCGATCGATCACTTCACGTCACTGCCACACGTGCTGATGTCGGCCGGCGGTCCGGCCCGCGGTGATGTCGACCAAGCGCTCTCAGCGCTGGGCTTAGCACGTCGAATCGCGGTGACGGTGCCCAACTTTCATGCGCTCCCCTACGTCGTCGAGAACTCCGATGTCATCGGTGTACTGCCGGAAAGGCTCGCACTGCGCATTGCCCAGAATCACCCACTCGCGCTTTTCGACCTTCCGATCGATGTCGCTGCCATGACCTGCAGCATGCTGGTCCTCGCCCCGTTGGTCGAGCAGCCTGAGATCATCTGGTTCACCGCCATGCTGAGGCGAGCAGCGGCGAGGTGGTCCGCCAAGCGGCCGGACGCGAGAAGTTGGTGA
- a CDS encoding LLM class F420-dependent oxidoreductase has protein sequence MTRPVRVAVQIQPGGAPDYRTWRDAVLAVDDLGADVIFGYDHFHRPAMKAIVDGKPVLHDQQPDVANFEGWTALASWGEITSHAEIGLLVTGVGYRNPDLLADMARTVDHISGGRLILGLGAGWYEKDYTTYGYEFGTFSSRFDLFDESLTRIEKRLAALIPPPVRKVPILIGGTGPKRSLPAVARHADIWHAFQDLDAFRKSSDRVDELAATFGRNGADIERSTLWQNAESADAFREAGVTLFQTELTSDNGYDLTSLKQVLTWRDNG, from the coding sequence ATGACTCGTCCCGTCCGCGTCGCCGTGCAGATCCAGCCCGGCGGTGCACCCGACTACCGCACGTGGCGCGACGCCGTCCTGGCCGTCGATGACCTCGGCGCAGACGTGATTTTCGGTTACGACCACTTCCACCGCCCGGCAATGAAAGCCATCGTCGACGGCAAACCCGTCCTGCACGACCAGCAGCCCGACGTCGCCAACTTCGAGGGCTGGACCGCGCTCGCGTCGTGGGGTGAGATCACCTCGCACGCCGAGATCGGCCTTCTCGTCACCGGCGTCGGCTACCGCAATCCGGACCTGCTCGCCGACATGGCGCGCACCGTAGACCACATCAGCGGCGGCCGGCTCATCCTGGGCCTTGGCGCGGGCTGGTACGAAAAGGATTACACCACCTACGGTTACGAGTTCGGCACGTTCAGCTCCCGCTTCGATCTGTTCGACGAAAGCCTCACCCGCATCGAGAAGCGGCTGGCCGCGTTGATCCCGCCGCCCGTGCGCAAGGTGCCGATCCTCATCGGCGGCACGGGGCCCAAGCGGTCGCTGCCCGCCGTTGCCCGCCACGCCGATATCTGGCACGCGTTCCAAGACCTCGACGCGTTCCGCAAATCCAGCGACCGCGTCGACGAGCTGGCGGCGACGTTCGGCCGCAACGGCGCCGATATCGAACGCTCGACACTGTGGCAGAACGCCGAGAGCGCCGATGCCTTCCGCGAGGCCGGCGTCACGTTGTTTCAGACGGAGCTCACCTCCGACAACGGTTACGACCTGACGTCTCTCAAGCAGGTGCTCACCTGGCGGGACAACGGGTGA
- a CDS encoding class I SAM-dependent methyltransferase, which produces MGIDLSVQTLGGAEMDELTVAAYDSRPESFAETWHTQSAPTELHDLVRRFFHPGRPTADIGCGAGRDTAWLTGNGYPAIGYDPSIGLLTEAGRRHPGIDFRCDSLPDLNSIADASLANVLCETVIMHLQPRDIASSVGRLVNILCPGGILYLSWRVADSCRRDDHGRLYSAVDEQQVLGALGSAVVRFSDQQISGSSGASIHTVIAERVA; this is translated from the coding sequence GTGGGCATCGACCTGAGTGTGCAGACATTGGGAGGGGCAGAGATGGATGAATTGACCGTCGCGGCCTACGACTCCCGACCCGAGTCCTTTGCCGAAACCTGGCATACCCAGTCGGCGCCAACAGAACTGCACGATCTCGTACGGCGATTCTTCCACCCGGGCCGCCCGACAGCTGACATCGGCTGTGGCGCAGGGCGAGATACGGCTTGGCTCACCGGCAACGGCTATCCGGCGATTGGATACGATCCGTCGATCGGCTTGCTCACCGAGGCGGGCCGCCGCCACCCCGGAATCGATTTCCGGTGCGACTCGCTGCCAGACTTGAACAGCATTGCCGATGCATCGTTGGCCAACGTGCTGTGCGAGACGGTAATAATGCACCTGCAGCCCCGAGATATCGCATCATCGGTAGGTCGACTGGTCAATATTCTGTGCCCCGGCGGCATCCTCTACTTGAGCTGGCGCGTCGCGGATAGCTGTCGCCGCGACGACCACGGACGGCTCTACTCTGCCGTCGACGAACAGCAGGTTCTCGGCGCACTTGGGAGCGCTGTCGTGAGGTTCTCGGACCAACAGATCAGCGGCTCGTCGGGCGCCTCGATCCATACGGTTATCGCTGAGCGTGTCGCCTAG
- a CDS encoding MarR family winged helix-turn-helix transcriptional regulator has translation MAAISASSTAAATNIRVLFSRLRTRLREVDDAQDLTPSQTSVLIRLYKDGPASTSELAGAERVRSQSMTATLAGLDRLGYLERSPDPEDGRRQVITLTQAGRARAARGRQARQEWLAATIQDRYTEAERRTINEALTLLERITD, from the coding sequence ATGGCTGCAATCAGCGCCTCATCGACCGCCGCGGCGACGAACATCCGAGTACTGTTCAGCAGGCTGCGCACCCGGCTCCGGGAGGTTGACGACGCACAGGACCTGACTCCTTCACAAACGTCGGTGCTCATCCGCCTATACAAAGACGGTCCGGCATCCACCAGCGAGCTCGCCGGCGCGGAACGCGTGCGGTCCCAGTCGATGACGGCCACGCTTGCCGGCCTGGACCGACTCGGTTATCTCGAACGATCACCAGATCCCGAGGACGGCCGACGCCAAGTGATCACGTTGACGCAGGCGGGCCGCGCGCGGGCTGCACGTGGGCGCCAGGCCCGCCAGGAGTGGCTGGCCGCAACCATCCAAGACCGGTACACCGAAGCTGAACGTCGAACAATCAACGAAGCACTCACGTTGTTGGAGCGCATCACCGACTAG
- a CDS encoding amino acid ABC transporter ATP-binding protein: protein MTDNRVVAEGVEKSFGDNKVLKGVSFTVEKGTATAIIGPSGSGKTTLLRTLNALDRADAGVIRVDDVEIDFSTPTPKPEVRRFQSRSGFVFQGHNLFPHKTVLQNVTEGPVIVQKRPKEEAEAEALALLDRVGLAAKKDQYPYQLSGGQQQRVGIARALALKPKLVLFDEPTSALDPELVGEVLSVIKDLAVEGWTMVIVTHEIQFARQVSTQVLFTDQGIILERGTPDEVIGDPKEERTRQFLDRILNPL, encoded by the coding sequence ATGACAGACAACCGCGTGGTGGCAGAGGGCGTCGAAAAATCCTTCGGCGATAACAAAGTGCTCAAAGGTGTTTCGTTCACGGTCGAGAAGGGCACGGCGACGGCCATCATCGGCCCCTCCGGATCGGGCAAGACCACGCTGCTTCGCACGTTGAATGCCCTCGACCGGGCCGACGCCGGGGTCATTCGGGTGGACGATGTCGAAATCGACTTCTCCACGCCGACACCCAAACCCGAGGTACGCAGGTTCCAATCGCGGAGCGGCTTCGTGTTCCAGGGCCACAATCTGTTCCCGCACAAGACAGTCCTGCAAAACGTCACCGAGGGTCCGGTAATCGTGCAGAAGCGGCCCAAGGAGGAAGCAGAGGCGGAAGCCCTGGCGTTACTGGATCGGGTGGGGCTCGCCGCAAAGAAAGACCAGTACCCGTATCAGCTGTCCGGCGGCCAACAGCAGCGAGTCGGCATCGCCCGCGCGCTGGCCTTGAAACCAAAGTTGGTGCTGTTCGACGAGCCCACATCGGCGCTGGACCCCGAGCTCGTCGGCGAAGTGCTCTCTGTGATCAAGGATCTCGCGGTCGAGGGTTGGACGATGGTGATCGTCACTCACGAAATCCAGTTCGCCAGACAGGTTTCCACTCAGGTGCTGTTCACCGATCAGGGCATCATCCTGGAGCGGGGCACACCCGACGAGGTTATCGGCGACCCGAAGGAAGAACGCACGCGACAGTTCCTCGACCGCATCTTGAATCCGCTGTAG
- a CDS encoding FBP domain-containing protein, with protein MDSYTRDQILGAFRGATRSEVKKVTFAANFDAVDFGKLDFYGWIDPKIPRRAYVLVDGPDGPVALLLNRAAVKPRWRAMCAWCNDVNLTDEAVLYTVRRGGASGRKGDTIGALICANFGCSRNVRQLPPAYHKGTDLARICEQQVSELRRKVHGFVNEVLSTED; from the coding sequence ATGGACTCCTACACCCGGGACCAGATCCTCGGCGCCTTTCGAGGTGCCACCCGCAGCGAGGTCAAGAAGGTCACCTTCGCCGCGAACTTCGACGCCGTCGACTTCGGCAAGCTGGACTTCTATGGCTGGATCGATCCCAAAATCCCGCGCCGGGCCTACGTGCTCGTCGACGGGCCCGACGGGCCGGTCGCGCTCCTGTTGAACCGGGCCGCGGTCAAACCACGCTGGCGAGCCATGTGCGCGTGGTGCAACGACGTGAACCTCACCGATGAGGCCGTCCTCTACACCGTCCGTCGGGGCGGTGCCTCCGGCCGTAAGGGAGACACCATCGGCGCTCTGATCTGCGCGAATTTCGGCTGCTCCCGGAACGTCCGGCAGCTGCCGCCCGCGTACCACAAAGGGACCGACCTCGCCCGCATTTGCGAACAGCAGGTCAGTGAGCTGCGGCGCAAGGTGCACGGATTCGTCAACGAGGTGCTCTCGACCGAAGACTGA